aggctggtttaactcccagcgctttacatctgcaagtgtagccatgccctaagtaaGATCACAACTTGAATCCAGTTCATCCCTGTGTCAAACATGTATTTATATAGGCTGTATTTAACCCTTGGATAATTTCATAGGTAGAACTACATTTAAGAGTGTGTTTTATTTGTCTAAATGTGTCTTATCATTGCTTCCTAACGATTGTCTTACAGACAGTCATTTTAGTATAAAATGGAAGTAGCAATACTTTCCTACCCAGCGTGGGTGTGTTGAAGTTCAATTGGGGGTCAGTTTTAGAGAGCGAGGAAAAGTGTTTCTTTCCCAAACTCTACCAATGTGAGATGCCTGTCACAGTTGATTGTGCAGATCTTAATATTACAAAGCActtttctttcattcatttttgATCAATAATATTTCCTTCATTATTTTTCTCTCAACAGAAAATTTTTAAAACTGGAGATTCTAACAAGGATGGGCAGCTGGACTTCAAAGAATTTATGCAGTACCTTAAAGACCatgagaaaaaaatgaaactagCGTTTAAGAGTCTGGACAAAAACAATGATGGTATGTCTTTATTTTCACCTGACCTGGGGTTCAAAAACctgtttgaaagaaaaatgtgtgATACCAATTACTGAACTAGATTTCAGAATAATTCAGTACAAGATGGTTATTTCCCCAAAACATTCAAGGACCTAAATATATTGTTTGTAATGTAAATATTGATTGTAATAAATGGAGGtaaattttttttgttggagtgTAAAATTTGCTGAGATGGAACTTGTATTGCTAATATGGAACATATATCCTCTCCAATTAATTTCCATTGGAGTAGGAGCAGGCTTATAATTTTGATTGCGTATCCACATCATAGTCAAATAACTAATTATATAAGGATTATATTCTCCTCCAGTTAACAGCCTTCAAGATGGCAGACCTAAGGAATTTTGCCCTACAGCTAGAGGAGCTGTGAGGAAGTCACTAgttggaaaaatatatttttccctctTTGATAAAGGGAGACTGACTCACTGGGTGTTTGTGATGCACTGATGTATTACAAAGACTGAGCAGATATTATCCAATTATATCATTTAGGACTTCAGTGTAAAAGTGTATTAAATGGTCTGTGCTGCTTTGTTTGTACTAAATGATAGTTTAAAGACTTCCCAAATCTTTAAGTAGAACAAAGATCATTGTCATGTGAGTTTACATACCAAGATCTGAAGAAGCTTTTAACTTgcacatattttcttttaatgctTTAAGGAAAAATTGAAGCGTCAGAGATTGTCCAGTCTCTCAAGATATTGGGTATAAATATTTCAGAACAACAGGCAGAAAAGATTCTAAAAAGGTCAGAAACTATTCTTATTTCTAGTCAGTGTTTGTGACTTTGTGTATTCTTCGAATGGTTGTTCATAAACATGTTTACATAATTCCAAATCAGATGTAAAAGGATAATTTTTAATCAAAGATAACTATTGATTAGCAAAGTACAACACTgtctaatttttattttcatagtaATTTAAGACTGAATCGGAGTCATGCTAATATTTAGGTATCACACCTATCTGCATAACCAACAGTAGTTGGCCTCCAGTTTAACAATAAAAACATGCTCTATTTTTTAGAGGACTAAAGAGCCAGGCATACCCTTCCAAATGTGATAGTATAGTAGAATTCCTATTCTACTAAGTATTTGAGTTCATAAAATTGAAAGATTCATAAATCGAACATCTCAAACTTACAGTAGGTATGGTGCATAAGTTGTAGCATGGTGCACTGCATTGTTTTATTGTCCTTCAAACCACTGCAGAGTGTGATTTCCAATGCATTGAAGACATTGGAAATGTGAAGGGATGTCAACTTGTTTTTCattaatgtgatttttattatgtCCGCTtacccttcccccacacctcaGTTGGGAAAAACGGTTCGTGTTACTGAACAGTTATAAGATTGGTATCCACTGCTGTATGTGGATTTTCACACTCGTGTGAGGACTGGTTTGCATTGGTTCACAGGACTTTAAGCCTGAAAAAGTTTGCAGGTAGAGTAACccgatattttatttatttattactattttccagacacaatttaaaattttgcatacttttgttttgttttaatttcagcatTGATGCTGATGGGACAATGTCAGTGGACTGGAATGAATGGCGGGATCACTTTTTATTTAACCCAGCTACAGACATTGAGGAAATAATCCGTTACTGGAAACATTCTACTGTAAGTTCAGCTTGTATTTTAAAGGAGATCTATTTTATGTAGatatatttgtgtgtgagagattATCCCATATCTTTGACTCCTCACCTGGATTCTGCTTCCAAATCCATCTCTGCCAGAACTAATTTTAGAACTTCAAACCTTCTGAGAAGCTTTAGATAGCTGGTatagtttgtgtttttttcctccccagatGTGGTGGTCTTATCCCATCTTCCTGCCCCAAACATCCTTGTGTGAATATGAGTATTTAGTCCTGGATCAGTGAAAAGTCTAAGGTCTGGAATCTTGCCAACCATTAGGACTAGAAATAAGTACTTTGTCCCTTTGGAGAGGCCTCACAAAACAATGTCACATAATAGTAAATCCTTTTTCTAGTTACTATGTGAATTTTATAACGGACTGTTGCTTTCGTGTGATCATACAAGTTGGAGAATTATTTTAGCTGTTTCAGAATATTGGTATTGTGTCAGCAGTTTCATTTAACCAGCAATTTTATCATAAAGTTCACAAAATTGCTAATTTCATGTAGACTTTAGGTGTGTGTTTGCACACATACATGTACATGCTCTGTGTAGAATTTTAAGTAAGAAGAATAGAATAGGTAATGGCAGGAAGTAATGCACTACATTTGTCTCAGCCTTGGTAAGTTCAATTCCTCAAGAGTGGAAatcttattttattaataattcttTCATATGCAAGCAATTCTTTCATATGCAAGCAATCCAGTAAAATATTGCATGtgcacaaataaataatttgacaGAATGACCGTGATCATTTACAGGAAAGTTAAGACCACATGGCTAAAAACTGTAATTACTTTAAATATAATGAGATCATTTGAATCCTTAAGGATCTGTCAGCCTTTTCATGATAAAAACTTGCTTATAGGTGTTTACAATTTTGGTTGATTTGCAGTACACAATCCCAACCTGAGGATAATTTTATAGTTAAAAGTTGGAGGAGAATATTCTTTGACCTTTATTAAGCTATGAAACTGTAAGAAGAAAACTACTCTTCatagttttctattttaaaaccAGGCTAAACGTATATACCTGCCCTGGTTGATTTCACAATGGGAGTATCACATGGTTAATAACATCCAGCTATCCTCTTAAATGCCTCGCCAAAAGAAAACATGAGGCAAATATATGAAATTGGATAGCTCTGGGTCTATACTATTTAGTGAAAAATGCCCAAgattttttctgtttcttaaatGATGAAAATTACAAGTTCTTTTTCTGGTTATTATGGAACCTCCTCATCTAATCCTAAGTATTCAGTTTAGAAGTGTTCCATGAGTTCTACAATTGTTGCAGTTGGCCTACTTGGTCATCAGCTGAATTCCAGTTACCACAGCAACACAGGTGGTGCCCTACGTAGGCAAAATGTTTGAAATCTTGTTTCAGTTTCTCACGGTAACAGccttttgaaaactatttttattttaaaattgaaggCTCTTAGTTCTGATTGGACTCTGGTGAGCAGGAATCTAAATTAGCATAGGAGTGTTGTGGGCTGGCTATCGTAATAACTTTTATACAGTAAAATCCCAAAAGGTGACtttagctttctttctttttttttaggctTAGGTGTAAGGTGATATTAGTGTCCAGTGCatataaggccaaattctggcaGGTGCTATTAATATAGGCACAAACTAGAACACccaatcaacattttcaaaagtaactggtGATTTTGGGGGCTTCCATTTTGGATGTGCAACTGGAAACCCCTTACATGGACCAGATTTTCATGGCTGGTCTAGACTTCAAAGTTATcttggcttaactacattgctcagggttgtgaaaaatttcatgccctgtACGATTTAATTAAGCTAACCCAAGCCCTGGTGTTCATCACTAGTTCAACAGAATTCTTCGGTTGTTGAGGTGGATtttctacagcaatggaagaacccTTTCTGTTGTTGTAAGTGTGTCTatgttacagtggcacagttgtagctgtgctgctgtagcgtttcTAATGTACACATACTCTACATTAGAGTGTTGAGCACCCACCCTTtgggaatcaggcccttttaagatgTCTctaattaggcacccaaaatcactcatCACTTTCAAAAATTTATGTCTCAATGGCtaggcactatagaaatgcagAGAGATAGttcctgcccagaagagtttgcagtctaaataaacaagacaaaatGCTACAGAGTgtactatctccattttacagatgggggggcGGAACTTGAGGCATTAAGAGTGGTAGCATCTAAAATTAAATTCAGCAACAGTATAAATATAACTCactttattaaaggaaaaaaattaatcctcccactccccagctaCTTTGGCAGTAATTGCTTTCTCTTATTGGAAAGATTTTTCGCTCTCTCTTTTTAACGGCAAATGTAACTCATATGTGAAACTGGATTTGTAGTATTAAATGGTGCAGTCCctctaatttattattattacatattcTGTGATGAAAATGAAGGTATATATTTAAGTTATTTATAAAAATCTTTAGCCTTCTGTCACGGGAAACCTTACCCCCGTCACCTTTGATAATGTTCACTGTTGTTCAAGTTgaacagtaaatattttaaagtaaacacCTATCTGGCAGGGAGATTTCAGACTTTCACAATGGAATGATAGTCACTAATGTCTCTTCAAAACATTCAGTAAAATTGTTGGTTGGAACAAGAAAGATCATAATGGATTAGTGAAATGAATCATATAATTAGGTGCTATATTAATTTATCAATagaaagctatttttaaatgtgtgtctgTAAAATACATGAATAAATTACCTTGAATGATTAATCTCTTGACAGCATCTTTAAGAGATTATCAAACTAATCCTTAAAGGCTGCCTGGATGAAAGGTTAGTAGATGGTAAGCATTTTGGACTTGGACACTGTCTGGAAATCTTTACTGAGCTTGACAAAATGTCTTCATTACAGCTATGCTCAAGAAAGGAGTTTGTCATAATTTTTAATGATGATGGTGCTGTCTTTGAAATGGTGGGTTTTGGGTGGTGGTgttctaaatatatttaaagggaACAAAGGGTCACTTTTGATTTTTGTTGTATAGAATTGCTCTTACTGTAATTTCATTCCATTGTTATACAATTGAAGTATGTACATTACAGATTATTGATAGCTATTTTTATGTCTTTAATGTAACTTTTTTATGCACTGTCATTTGGTATGGTATCTATTTGTAGTCAAGCCAGTGTCAGAACTATCAGTAAAATCACTAAATAGGAAATATAGTTATTGCCCCTTTCTGCTTTGCATTGTGACAGGTGTTGGATATAGGAGATAGCTTGACTATCCCAGACGAATtcacagaggaagagaaaaagtcTGGGCAGTGGTGGAGGCAGCTCTTATCAGGAGGAGTGGCTGGTGCCGTCTCTCGAACAGGTACAGCACCATTAGATCGCCTTAAAGTCATGATGCAGGTGAGTTGCAACATCTaagcaatttttttaattctGGTAAATCACTTTTCCCCTTTAGCATAATCTGGGCCATGTTGTGGCAGTTTTTTAGAGGAGTTCCAGCTGGCTGGGAGTTTTTGTAAATTAATAGCAGAATATAGCCTCTTACTTCTAGAGAGGCTCTCATTGTGCTTTTAAAACTGTTTCATAATTTGTATTGATTTAgatcctaatcctgcaaagattgaCTACATCTAACTATTCTTGTGGGCATAatggtttgcaggattaggccgtAATTTGTAGATGTATTTTGCACCCTGATggttgcatgtttgttttatgcattttgttgcttttttttttttttaagaattcaaATGCTGCATTTTTGTAATGAGACTTGCTTTGTGGTGTGTTGTGGTACAGATATTATATTAAATATGTTCCCGTTTGATATCTGAAATGATTAATAAAAGACTGATACGGGAAAATACATGTACCCTCTCAAAATCAGTTGTGCTGGTATAAACTACAACAGTGTATTAAGATCAGCAATACATTTCACACTTTTTACACACTTCCCatacattttttcaaaattacaGGATTTTAAACAGTAGCTTGCTTTATGTTTTCTGAGTCTGCCACATAGAAAGTACTACTCAATCTAAAAAGCACATTATGTAGTGTTTCTATAGTATGCATTATAAGAAATATATTGCATTTCTCCTGATAATGAGCATTTATATTCCCTTTCGAACCAGTAGCCAGTTTGGAAGAAATATCACAACTGCTATAAAAATGAAAGACTGGAATATTGTTACTATAGTGTTAGCTTTCAAGAAATGCAACAGATAACGTTAATGGTGTGAAAACAATCCTTAGTTTACAGTCATATTGCAGCATCTCAGATTGACTACAGCTATTCAATTATGAGACAAGTATTTATACTGTCTGTCTTATAAGAGTTTTGATTTAAGTTTGACTACAACTTTTATCCTTTGTTGCTTAAAAATGAGTCCCCTATCCAATCTAAGCATTTTTTTCTTACTGTGGTTAATAGGTTCATGGTTCAAAGTCAAATAAAATGAATATATCAAGTGGCCTTAAGCAGATGGTGAAAGAAGGAGGCATCCGTTCCCTTTGGAGGGGAAATGGTGTGAATGTTATTAAAATCGCACCTGAAACAGCTATTAAGTTCTGGGCATATGAACAGGTAATGTGTTAAATCAAGGTGATGAACActaaatacagaaaaacaaagaATGCAAATGATgatgggaaaatatatatataaatggttTTATTGATCAAATTTAAAATAGTATCATGACTGGTTGATAAAATATGTGAGTAATGTGGATTATTACTGTTGTACTGTGAACAATGTAGGAAAGAAATCAAACTCGCATCATATGAGTTTAAAGCTACCTACTTATCTGTGTAACTTTTTATGGAGAGGTGCTCTAATGTTAAATACTTCAGTTTTGATTTCTAAATAGTAACCACATAAAAATTTAGCACGTTGTTTTAGCCTAACACATACCCATGTACAGGATTCCTTTTAAGTCAAATGCTGCAGTAAGATGCCCTCAGCATGGGTTTCAGAGTTATATTTACCTCTGAATCAGCTGTACACAAGATATTAAAGGCCTAATCCTCCTTTGGAATAGAGATCTCCCTGCGATCACAGTTTTAGTTTGGAATTCTAGAACACCCAGTAACTGATCTTTGCTTTCTCATCTGTGAAGATGGCAGAGTCTTGCTAGGGCCAGAAGTAAGAGCAAAGTAATGTACAATACATCCACACTCTTCTGTGCTGTAAACAAATAACCCCAAAcccaaagctattttaaaaaattatccttTGTGTATAGGATATCTGATTTACAACTTCTGATGAGAGGTGGTAATTTGCCCTAATGTGCAGTTATTGCTTACCTCCCTCAGTACATTACTCCTTACTTCAGCTCAGCTTATCAGTAACTGATACAACTACTCAGGCAGAACAAAGACAAGACTGCAGTATTTGGCTGTCTATAGCAAGTGATATGGTGCACATAAGGCCTAATTCTCCATTCCTTGAGTACCCATTCACTTAAGTTGGAGTTCTGGGTGTGCAAGAAATGCAGGGTTCTCTTCTGTTATAAAAATGCAACCATATAGGTATTGAATGaccaaaaaaacaacatttctgCAGAGTTAGGGTTGCTTATTGATATGTCGTCCCCTTGCAGAACGTTGAGtgaatcaaaactgaaacttctgaaaaccaggaaatgcagagtgaAGGCATCCAATCTTTAACTCTATCCTCCTTCAGCAGTTACCCAATTCATCCCATTAACACATGTACTGCTCCTCCTCTCCATAATGCCCTCCTttcctagataagttcatggaggataggtctatcaatgggtattagccaggatgggcagggatgatgtccttggcctctgcttgccagaagctgggaatgggcgacaggggatggatcacttgatgattaccagttctgttaattccctctggggcacctggcattggccactgtcagaagacagtatactgagctagatggacctttgctctgacccagtatggctgttcttaagcATTCACATGTCTAATTCCCCCCTCATACTCTGATTTTATTCCCCACAAAATAAAACTGCCACTCATGACTCTCAAATTGTAGCACTACAACCACTCAGTTAAAAATTCTTATTGTGTTACGTGGGTGCTTGTGATTAACTTATccttagttatgttaattgaaggatgACTTCGCAGCAGTCAAACAGAATGAGCTCTAATTCATCCAGTGATTAGTAACTTTCAGTTTAACAGTACAGGGCAGCataaggaaacttttttttaagacaaCCTGTAAACTGGTAACCTCTTTGTCAAGTGACCCCAAATTTGAATCTCTAGCTCTACCCTGTGCCCTCATGAGAGAGACCAAATTTTCAAACCAAGCCGACTAACCATTCGGATTTCAGAGTACTTAGAAGACTTGagctttaaagcatataaaatggtGGGAATGAAAATCCTCTAGCTGCTTTTCTGTACTGGTACATGTTCATTGTAAAaacgtacagtaactcctcacttaaagtcatcccggttaatgttgttttgttgttacattgctgatcaattagagaacatgcttatTTAAAGTtgagcaatgctcccttataacgtcatttggcagccacctgctttgtccactgcttgcccattggagctagctggtgggggcttggaaccagggtggaccggcaggcCCGCATCAGCTCCCTGTTcacttaagttccctgtgcagcagctacccagcaggctatcaattgccgggcagttcagctgtccctccccccactgccatgtgctgctcctgccctctgccttggagctgttccccggagcctcctgcttgctgtgccgggTGGGGGTCGGGGAAAagggggactaatgtcagggtgtccctcttccaccccctgctcctgcacctgcttaccccatctccatagggggacacacgacagggctcaggatggagggagcttgccaGCAtaagctgctgtctcaacttgctgatctactttaaAAGGCATCGTACTTaaagtggggtcagcatacttaaaggggcagtgtgcatctctctctctcacacatgctgtgtgtctctgtctctttctgccatgctgtctcccctccctccattcgtgctgccttgtagagtatgaggctacattaacaacaatgggttaaccctcAGCCGAttgctaattcatcatttagcagtaaggaattccctgggaaatatcccaccctctgacttcaccacctcaacaaagcttcacaatcatcatcgctgtgtaccagtattaaattgtttgtttaaaacttctactctgtgtgtgtgtgtgtgtgtgtgtgtgtgtgtgtacacacacacttttgtctggtgaaaatctttttccctggaacctaacccccccctatttacattagttcttatggggaaattggtttCACttcaagtcacatttttcaggaacataactacaaagttaagtaaggagttactgtacattttcTTAAACACCATTCTCAGTTTGGGTCCCtcagagattgtgtgtgtgcaaagcacTACCTTGGATAAAGTTTGAGAGATCTAGACCATTTTGACCCTCATCACATCAATAgcttgattcccctcccccctgcaactttttttttaagactattTTTTCTCAGGCTTATATGTCCGGGACCCTTGGCACAAATGATTCTAAATTTGGGTCACTAATCCTACCCTGTACCCCCCTGAGGCATACCAAATTACAAAGACTAACCAAGTCAATTTTAGAGGATTTAGAAAGGTTGATCTTTAAACCGATGTCTtggggcaaccttaactatagaggTGCTCCCGTGCCATTATAGTATGGGCAGAATTGATCCCACTCAGTGGGACCAAATGTAAAGGACTTTCACAGGCTGGAAGATCTATGTTTTTATAAATCATTACACAGAGAATtagaatgtaaatatttttaagttGTGTTAATTGGACAACTATAATGCAAACTTAGTGGGAAAACCTCTTGTCATATTTCTGCTTCTGCTGGTGGATTCTACCTGCCTCAGAAAGATGTGTGATATATTTGTCTTTATGTATTTTACCTACACAGTATAAGAAGATATTTGCTAATGAAGATGGAAAGATAGGGACCGTTGAAAGATTTGTATCTGGTTCTTTGGCTGGGGCAACAGCACAAACCTCTATTTATCCCATGGAGGTAAGCAAGAGAGGACcgggctcccattgaagtcagtgccaaAAAACCTATTGACTTCACCAAGAGCAAGATAAGGCTTTTTTGTGGAAACATTACAGGAGTTCTGTCTACATCACAACTTTCACGTGCATTCTGTAGATTTACTCCTTCAGAATCACACCATAATGCTACTTAACACTTTCTGGGATACAACATGGAATgttctatacacctctaccccgacataacgtgggcctcgggagccaaaaatccctaccgcgttataggtgaaaccccattatattggggtagcggcggcagggctccagtggtgatttaaaaagCCCCGgactccggctgctgcggggagcctgggccctttaaatcgctggctgagccccgctgccgcagctccaggg
This DNA window, taken from Trachemys scripta elegans isolate TJP31775 chromosome 8, CAS_Tse_1.0, whole genome shotgun sequence, encodes the following:
- the SLC25A24 gene encoding calcium-binding mitochondrial carrier protein SCaMC-1; the encoded protein is MFRFLRGLVLPKAACEEANNSSRYENLFKKLDLNEDGRVDVAELHEGLKALGIPLGKDAEEKIFKTGDSNKDGQLDFKEFMQYLKDHEKKMKLAFKSLDKNNDGKIEASEIVQSLKILGINISEQQAEKILKSIDADGTMSVDWNEWRDHFLFNPATDIEEIIRYWKHSTVLDIGDSLTIPDEFTEEEKKSGQWWRQLLSGGVAGAVSRTGTAPLDRLKVMMQVHGSKSNKMNISSGLKQMVKEGGIRSLWRGNGVNVIKIAPETAIKFWAYEQYKKIFANEDGKIGTVERFVSGSLAGATAQTSIYPMEVLKTRLAVGKTGQYSGMFDCAKKILKREGLKAFYKGYVPNILGIIPYAGIDLAIYEALKTAWLDGYASDSANPGVFVLLGCGTVSSTCGQLASYPLALIRTRMQAQALLEGAPQLNMVGLFQRIVANEGILGLYRGIGPNFMKVLPAVSISYVVYEKMKQNLGIA